In Polyodon spathula isolate WHYD16114869_AA chromosome 47, ASM1765450v1, whole genome shotgun sequence, a single window of DNA contains:
- the cth1 gene encoding cysteine three histidine 1 — protein sequence MLHGGQSSEALLLFPCPEDEESLLFSASALWGEGGPLSEALLPLVELSSSGGSPRPLVPWPCYLRYKTELCTRYTETGTCKYADKCQFAHGLQELRAPSRHPKYKTEPCRAFHTAGFCQYGPRCLFIHSPEEQRRAEEQRQPHSKYKTEPCRSYRSSGFCAFGSRCNFLHEEEEEGLAGGLGAGSQSSFSSSPGQGRPTHQQWKQQRSVACRTFLAFGFCLYGARCRYKHSVEKRQPELASSTWPVSPSLPPSIYSLGLSNLAQPGGRAPSPASDGLPCSSSCSSVTPDYHGDSPSPVPPELLANNAFTFTNQHISDLLLPLAWRLQDLEDRQRGLSPEPGYLEL from the exons ATGTTGCACGGCGGGCAG tccagCGAGGCGCTCCTGCTCTTCCCCTGCCCCGAGGATGAGGAGTCTCTGCTCTTCAGTGCCTCGGCCCTGTGGGGAGAAGGGGGACCCCTGTCCGAGGCGCTGCTGCCCCTGGTCGAACTTTCCTCCTCCGGGGGCTCCCCTCGGCCCCTGGTGCCCTGGCCCTGCTACCTGCGCTATAAAACGGAGCTGTGCACACGCTACACAGAGACTGGCACCTGCAAGTACGCAGACAAGTGCCAGTTCGCCCACGGACTGCAGGAGCTGCGTGCACCCTCCCGCCACCCCAAATACAAGACAGAGCCCTGCCGCGCCTTCCACACAGCTGGCTTCTGCCAGTACGGTCCCCGCTGTCTCTTCATCCACAGCCCAGAGGAGCAGCGGCGGGCAGAGGAGCAGAGGCAGCCCCACAGCAAGTACAAGACCGAACCCTGCCGTTCCTACCGGTCCTCCGGCTTCTGCGCCTTCGGGAGCCGCTGCAACTTCCTccacgaggaggaggaggaggggctggCAGGGGGGCTTGGGGCTGGGTCCCAATCCAGCTTCTCCTCCTCCCCAGGCCAGGGCAGGCCCACTCACCAGCAGTGGAAGCAGCAGCGCTCTGTGGCTTGCCGCACTTTCCTAGCCTTTGGTTTCTGCCTCTACGGGGCGCGGTGCCGCTATAAGCACAGCGTAGAGAAGCGCCAGCCTGAGCTGGCATCCAGCACCTGGCCTGTTTCTCCTTCTCTGCCACCTTCCATCTACAGCCTGGGGCTTTCCAACCTGGCCCAGCCCGGTGGGAGAGCCCCCTCCCCAGCCTCGGACGGGCTGCCCTGCTCCTCTTCGTGTTCCTCCGTCACCCCGGATTACCATGGCGACAGCCCCTCGCCAGTGCCGCCCGAGCTGCTGGCTAACAATGCGTTCACCTTCACCAACCAACACATCTCTGACCTGCTGCTGCCCCTGGCCTGGAGACTGCAGGACCTGGAGGACCGTCAGCGGGGGCTATCCCCAGAGCCAGGCTACCTGGAGCTGTGA